ATGAAGCCCAAAGCCATTTTGGTCAACATATTTGGTGGAATTACCCGCTGTGATGATGTGGCTAAGGCAATTTTACAAGTGAAAAGTACGGTGGGAATTCCTGTGCCGTTGGTCGTAAGGTTAGTGGGAACCAACGAAAGAGAAGGTGTGGCTTTGCTAAATGAAGCAGGGATTCAGGCCTATTCTGACATGGCAGATGCCGCGGAGCAAGCCGTTCGTCTGGCAAAGGAGGCCGTTTAAATGGCTATTTTATTAACCCATCATGACCGGGTGATTGTGCAAGGTATTACGGGTAATCAAGGACGGTTTCACACCCGGCAAATGTTGGCGTATGGAACTCCTGTCGTCGGCGGTGTCTCACCAACAAAAGGGGGACAAGATGTCGAAGGAGTACCGGTATATGATACCGTAAGAGACGCGGTCGAAAAAACCGGGGCAACAGCTTCGATTGTTTTTGTTCCGGCACCGTTTGCCAAGGATGCGGCTTTTGAAGCTATGGAAAATGGGATCCGCTTAATTGTCATGATACCTGAACACATTCCGGTCCAAGATTCTATTGATATTGTCAACCGGGCTAAAACAGTGGGGACGACCATTATTGGCCCGAATACCTTTGGCATTATTTCGCCTAGTGAACATACTAAAATGGGTATTATGCCTAATCACATTTATAAGCCAGGGCCTGTTGGCGTTGTTGCCCGGTCTGGAACGTTAAGTTATGAAATCGCTTTCAGTTTGTCTCAACATAATCTTGGGCAAACCACGGTGGTCGGAATGGGTGGAGATCCTGTTGTCGGACAAACGTTTATTACCGTGTTGGAACAATTTCGGCAGGATCCAGATACCCGGTGCGTAGTGATGGTGGGAGAAATTGGGGGAAGTGCAGAAGAAGAAGCTGCGGAATATTTGACGACATTGGGGAAGCCCGTCGTGGTGTATTTGGCAGGCCGAGCAGCACCGGCCGGCAAACGAATGGGACATGCGGGTGCGATTATTGAACGCGGCAAAGGCACTCTAGCCAGTAAGGAAAAGGCTTTGAAAGCCCACGGAGCTGAAGTGGTTACGATGCCATGGCAGGTGGCAGAAGCTGTTCATTCTGTCTTAGGATGATTGAACCGTTTTCTGAGGATTACAGGGGATTTTCTTTTATGACGAGTGGCTCTGTTTACGACGGGCCACTTTATTTTGAATCAGTGCCCAGACATCGGTCCAATCTTCATCAGATAACGTGGAAACTGCCTCTTGCCATTGCTGATGATTAATGCCACCATAAATAACCGGTTCTTCATGTAAAGCCGTATTGAGATATCCGGCTCGTTCCATAAGTTGTTCATAGGGAATATCGAGTGCTTGCGCCAAACGCCGCAAAACAGCGGGACTAGGTGGATTGCGCAGTCCTCGCTCAATACGAGACAAGTAGGATGAACTAGTTGCTGTCCGTTCGGCTAAAGCGACTAAAGACAAATGTTTCGCCTGCCGCTGTTCACGGAGAAATTTACCGAATTGCAATGCTGTCCGCCTCCTATGTGATGTGCCTCCTTGTCTAATCCTATCGAATCTGTTGCCTATAGGCAACATTCATGGCCGGAAACGGCAACCGGTATACAAATTGCCAAAATGATAAAATTACGCTATGATTTTGCCAAAAAGATAATGAGGGATTTTTTTGGCCACTCTGGTAGTTAACGTTGCAGCGTTGCGGCGTTTTATGGAACAACGCGGTTGGTCTGAACGAGATTTGGCAGAGCACATGGATCTTGCCTATTCATACGTCAACCGGGTTTTGGGCGGTAAGAGAAGACCGGGGGCAAAATTTATTGCAGGAACATTATTGTTGGGTTTAAGCATGGAAGAAGTTTTTACCATAGAAAAATAGGCCATCAACATGCAACTTAACAGAAGTGATGAAAAGTTAAATTCTAACCCTCTAGCGAGTGCCGATAAATTAAACTTTTATAAAAAATCTAGATCAAGGAGAGATCTTTTTTACATTCCCATGTTATTATAGGCGTAGAGTGATCGACACATAACGAGGACGTGAACCGGTCACCCTAGATAAGAGGTGGCTTATTGTGCTGATTCAGGTTGTCGGAATAAATCATAAAACGGCGCCATTAAAAATTCGAGCGCAAGTAGGATTGACGCCCGATCAAATCGTTGAAGCATACCACCGAGTGCATGAATTGGTGGGACAACAGGGCATTGTAATTCTGTCTACGTGTAACCGCACGGAAATATATGTTGCAGGTAACGTGTCTTACTCGGCTATTGTTGACTGGTGGGGGCATATCGCTGGGGTTGAACGTAGAGAGTTTTCTGATGCGCTGTTTTGGTATGCAGACACCAAAGTATTCGATCATTTATTTCGAGTTGCAGCCGGCTTAGATTCGATGGTGCTTGGCGAAACGCAAATCCTCGGTCAAGTCAAAGAGGCCTATGAACTATCTCAGAAATATGGGGCAACTGGTTTCCTGCACCGTTTATTCCGTGCTGCACTAACCGTAGGGAAAAGAGCCCATGCGGAAACCGCTATCAGTCACAATGCGCTATCCATGGGGCATGCTGTTGTTGAATTAGGCCGTAAAGTGTTTGGGGATCTGTCGAGAACGCACGCGGTGGTAATTGGTGCCGGGGAAATGGGAACACTTGTCGCACGTCATTTGTCTTCCGCCCAAGTGGGCAATTTAACCATTGTCAACCGGACACCCGAGCGAGGTCAATTGTTGGCAGAGGAAATTCACGGATCTTATGTGCCGTTAAACCAATTAATGAGGGTGTTGCCTACTGCTGACATTATCGTCTCGTCTACGCATGCTTCGAACTTTTTGGTTACAAAACAGATGATGAAAGAGGCGATTAAAGGTAAAGGTGAACGTTTACGGTTTTTATTTGATTTGTCGGTGCCACGGAACTTAGATCCAGATATTGTTCGTCTTGGGAGTGGAATCTTTTTGTACGATATCGATGACGTGAATGCCGTCGTTGAGGCCAATTTGCATCAACGGCAAAAAGAGGCTGTGAAAGTCGAAAAAATTATTCAAGAAGAAATCGAGACACTGTCGAGCGACATTGCTGCGTCCGAAGTGGGACCGGTTATCCGGCAACTTCGCGAGAAAGCTGAATCCATTCGCATTAACGAGTTGAATAAGGCATTAAACAGGTTATCGCATTTGTCGGATGCAGATAAACAAGTCGTTGCCGAAACTACTCGATTAATTTTAAATAAGTTTCTTAATGATGCCATGGTCGGAATGCGCGCCTGGGCAACAGATAAAGACAAAGAAGAATATATTGAAGCTGTGCGCGAACTGTTTCATCTTGATGGCACCACCGAAAACACCAGAACGCCCAAAACAGAACACGTATTGCAACCTGAGCGGTGAACTGAGGCGATGGTGTGGGAGCCGTATTCATTGCGTTAGTTTTCTTGGGATATTTGTCATCTTCCGTGTTTTACGTGGCCACGTTATATAACGATACGTGGCGCAAGTGGGGATTTGCGGGTACCTTGATCGGGTTGGGCGCTCAAACCAGTTGGTTGATACAAGAGGCGATTGGTCTAGGAACGTGGCCTGATGAGACCTTGTATGACTGGATAGCGACCTTTACATGGGTATCTGTCATTATTTTTGCGTTGTTTCAATTATTTCGTCCTACGTTACCGCTTGGTGGATTTTTAATGCCCGTTATCACACTAATGTGGCTTGGCAGTCAGGCGCTGTCGCGTCGAGTTATTGTGCCGCCACATCTCGATAGCACATTGTTAGCGGTCCATATAACGACGGCTATTTTTGCTTATGTTGCTTTTTTGTTGGCAGCAGTCTTTAGTATTATGTATACAGAAAAAGAGCGAGAGTTGAAGCGGAAGAAAGTTAGACTCTTTTATTATCAGCTACCTTCGCTGGATGTGATGGATGTCATCAGTGGCCGTTTAATTTTTGCTGGTCTCATTTTTTTCACTATGACATTGATTGCAGGTACGTTATGGGCAAAACAGGTGTTTCATTTCTATTGGTCTTGGTCAGCCAAAGAAGTTTGGAGCATTATTACATGGCTTGTGTATCTTGGCTACGCCGTCTTGCGAATAAAGGGCTCAAGAGGCCATAAAGCGGCGATTTATTCGATGTCAGCGTTTTTATTTGTGTTCGTAAATTTGTTTGTGGTGGGAGTCTTCTTTCACGGCTTCCATTTTTATGATATTTGACAGAAGCGTAATATATTAAGAACTGGTACAGGAAAGAAGGCAAAAAGTGTTAAAAATTGGAACACGGTCTAGCCAGCTTGCACAAGCTCAAGCTAAAGCGGTGAGTGATCTTTTAACAAACGCCGGAATTGACAATGAACTGGTATTGTTTGAAACAAAAGGAGATAAAATTCTCGATCGTGCTTTGGATGCCATTGGTGACAAAGGCTTATTTACTACGGAACTGGAAAGAGCCCTCCTAGATGGTTTGATTGATGTCGCTGTTCACTCTCTCAAAGATTTGCCCACAACTCTATCTTCCCACCTCATGATTGGAGCTTATGTGCTGCCTGAAGATCCCCGGGATGTTCTCATTGCTAAGCCTGGGGTTTCTTGGGATTCTTTGCCGCAGGGAGCCCGGATCGGCACGTCGAGTCTTCGCCGGAGCGCCTTTCTGAAGGCACTTCGCCCCGATTTGGAAGTTGTTCCTGTCCGGGGAAATTTGCAAACTCGACTCCGAAAGTGGAAGGAACAGGGATGGGATGGATTAGTTCTCGCAGCCGCTGGTGTTCACCGCTTGCACTGGCAGGAATTAATCTCCAGTTATCTCGACCCATGGATTTGTGTGCCTAGTCCCGGCCAAGGGGTATTGGCGGTTCAAGTACGTGATGACAACAGGGACCTCCGTGCGATTTTGGCCCGGTTTAATGATTCTCAGGCGGAAATTACATCAAAGGCCACTCGTTCAGTGTTAGCGGAATTGGGGGGAGGTTGCCAGGTCCCTTTTGGCGCATATGCGGCGTGGACCGATGATAAGACCATTACCATTCGTGGAAAAGTTGCAGATTTAACGGGCCGACGGGTTATTGTGCAGGATGTGGCTGGCTTAGGAATTCATGCGGAAGAACTGGGAAAGCGATTGGCTCAAGAACTGATTAGTGCGGGAGCATTACAGCTTTTGTGAGGTGAAAAATTGCGTCATGGCGTCACGCATTTATTTTATTGGGACGGGACCTTCCACACGGGTTGAATGGCTGACCAAAGAAGCTTGGGATATTCTTGAACGGGTGCAGCATGCATTAATCGTTGACGATTCATGGCCTCCTTATTTATTGTGGCCATGGGCCGTGGAAAAAGAATATGTCGCGGCATCCGAGGTGTTGGCACGGATGAAATTTTGGTCGGCGCAAGATGATCAGGTAGCGGTTTTGGTTGCACAATCTCCGGCGCATCATGTTGAGATGTCGTCATGGGTAAAATGGGCCCAAGAACAGCAGGTCATGGGGACGATTGTGCCGGGCCTATGGGATATGACCGTGATGTTGGACATGAATGGCTTTTGTGTGGCCTCGCCTTTTGAGGCGGAATACCGGGCCGCGGTACCGTTACGGCTAAGAGGAGGACAAGGAGAAAATCCTTTCGTTCCCCGAGAGACGTGGAGGCTTTGGCCGACAGGACAATGGACTCATGGCGACATAAGGGAAGAATCATCGGCGGTGTTGAAAATTGCCACGGATTCGCCTCAACCGCACTTTTGGTTATCGCATCAGCCGCTTTACGGACGCACTCTCCTTCTTCTACATGGTGGAGCGACGGCCCGAAAAGCCAGTACCCGCTTACAAGAACTTGGAGCGCATGTGTATATTGCTCCGATAAGTCAAATTGAAGATCCTCCTTCGTGGACGATTGTCGATCAGACTTTAATTCATATTGAACGCTACGATTGGGTTATATTTACCAGTCAAGAGGCTGTGAGCAGATTTTTTCAGTCATTTAAGCGTCTCAATATGGATATTCGTCGGCTGCGCGCTCATATTGCGGTAGTTGGTCCCCAAACTGAAGCATTGGTGAAAGATTATGGACTATACCCTGTTTTGATGCCGGAAAATGAGTATAGCCAAGAAGGCTTGGCCAGAGCATTTTCCCGCTATTCGCTGTTGGGAGTGAATATCTTGTTGCCGCAAGGGAATCTCAACCGCACTTATCTCCAGGACTTTTTAGCCCAACAAGGTGCCCTTGTGAGCCCACTACAGTGTTATCAAAATGTTGCGGTGCCGCTTTCGCCGAGCATTGTTGAGCTATTGGAAGAACATAAGATTGATGCAATCTTTTATACTGCATCGTCCTCGGTCGATCATGTAGTGACTCAACATCCTCATTTGCAAGATATTTTGCGTCAAATCCCCGCTATCAGTATTGGTCGCCTAACTAGCCGCAGGCTCATGCATTATGGAATTCCTGTCACACGCGAACCTATTCGATCATCTGTGGATGCGATGATTGACGAAGTAGTTCATTATTTTATGAAGGAGTGATTGAGAGATGTTTCCTGTAGAACGTCCTCGCCGATTACGAAAAAATGAAACATTACGCGCTTTGGTAAGGGAGACGCATATTAGGCTGGATCAATTAATATATCCCGTGTTCGTACGCCCAGGAACCGG
The Sulfobacillus thermosulfidooxidans DNA segment above includes these coding regions:
- the sucD gene encoding succinate--CoA ligase subunit alpha; translated protein: MAILLTHHDRVIVQGITGNQGRFHTRQMLAYGTPVVGGVSPTKGGQDVEGVPVYDTVRDAVEKTGATASIVFVPAPFAKDAAFEAMENGIRLIVMIPEHIPVQDSIDIVNRAKTVGTTIIGPNTFGIISPSEHTKMGIMPNHIYKPGPVGVVARSGTLSYEIAFSLSQHNLGQTTVVGMGGDPVVGQTFITVLEQFRQDPDTRCVVMVGEIGGSAEEEAAEYLTTLGKPVVVYLAGRAAPAGKRMGHAGAIIERGKGTLASKEKALKAHGAEVVTMPWQVAEAVHSVLG
- a CDS encoding helix-turn-helix domain-containing protein; the protein is MQFGKFLREQRQAKHLSLVALAERTATSSSYLSRIERGLRNPPSPAVLRRLAQALDIPYEQLMERAGYLNTALHEEPVIYGGINHQQWQEAVSTLSDEDWTDVWALIQNKVARRKQSHSS
- a CDS encoding helix-turn-helix domain-containing protein codes for the protein MATLVVNVAALRRFMEQRGWSERDLAEHMDLAYSYVNRVLGGKRRPGAKFIAGTLLLGLSMEEVFTIEK
- the hemA gene encoding glutamyl-tRNA reductase; this encodes MLIQVVGINHKTAPLKIRAQVGLTPDQIVEAYHRVHELVGQQGIVILSTCNRTEIYVAGNVSYSAIVDWWGHIAGVERREFSDALFWYADTKVFDHLFRVAAGLDSMVLGETQILGQVKEAYELSQKYGATGFLHRLFRAALTVGKRAHAETAISHNALSMGHAVVELGRKVFGDLSRTHAVVIGAGEMGTLVARHLSSAQVGNLTIVNRTPERGQLLAEEIHGSYVPLNQLMRVLPTADIIVSSTHASNFLVTKQMMKEAIKGKGERLRFLFDLSVPRNLDPDIVRLGSGIFLYDIDDVNAVVEANLHQRQKEAVKVEKIIQEEIETLSSDIAASEVGPVIRQLREKAESIRINELNKALNRLSHLSDADKQVVAETTRLILNKFLNDAMVGMRAWATDKDKEEYIEAVRELFHLDGTTENTRTPKTEHVLQPER
- a CDS encoding cytochrome C assembly family protein codes for the protein MGAVFIALVFLGYLSSSVFYVATLYNDTWRKWGFAGTLIGLGAQTSWLIQEAIGLGTWPDETLYDWIATFTWVSVIIFALFQLFRPTLPLGGFLMPVITLMWLGSQALSRRVIVPPHLDSTLLAVHITTAIFAYVAFLLAAVFSIMYTEKERELKRKKVRLFYYQLPSLDVMDVISGRLIFAGLIFFTMTLIAGTLWAKQVFHFYWSWSAKEVWSIITWLVYLGYAVLRIKGSRGHKAAIYSMSAFLFVFVNLFVVGVFFHGFHFYDI
- the hemC gene encoding hydroxymethylbilane synthase yields the protein MLKIGTRSSQLAQAQAKAVSDLLTNAGIDNELVLFETKGDKILDRALDAIGDKGLFTTELERALLDGLIDVAVHSLKDLPTTLSSHLMIGAYVLPEDPRDVLIAKPGVSWDSLPQGARIGTSSLRRSAFLKALRPDLEVVPVRGNLQTRLRKWKEQGWDGLVLAAAGVHRLHWQELISSYLDPWICVPSPGQGVLAVQVRDDNRDLRAILARFNDSQAEITSKATRSVLAELGGGCQVPFGAYAAWTDDKTITIRGKVADLTGRRVIVQDVAGLGIHAEELGKRLAQELISAGALQLL
- a CDS encoding uroporphyrinogen-III synthase, which encodes MASRIYFIGTGPSTRVEWLTKEAWDILERVQHALIVDDSWPPYLLWPWAVEKEYVAASEVLARMKFWSAQDDQVAVLVAQSPAHHVEMSSWVKWAQEQQVMGTIVPGLWDMTVMLDMNGFCVASPFEAEYRAAVPLRLRGGQGENPFVPRETWRLWPTGQWTHGDIREESSAVLKIATDSPQPHFWLSHQPLYGRTLLLLHGGATARKASTRLQELGAHVYIAPISQIEDPPSWTIVDQTLIHIERYDWVIFTSQEAVSRFFQSFKRLNMDIRRLRAHIAVVGPQTEALVKDYGLYPVLMPENEYSQEGLARAFSRYSLLGVNILLPQGNLNRTYLQDFLAQQGALVSPLQCYQNVAVPLSPSIVELLEEHKIDAIFYTASSSVDHVVTQHPHLQDILRQIPAISIGRLTSRRLMHYGIPVTREPIRSSVDAMIDEVVHYFMKE